One Papaver somniferum cultivar HN1 chromosome 10, ASM357369v1, whole genome shotgun sequence genomic window carries:
- the LOC113318294 gene encoding hypersensitive-induced response protein 1-like, which yields MGQALCCVQVDQSTVAIKETFGKFDEILQPGCHFLPWCLGSQISGYLSLRVQQLDVRCETKTKDNVFVTVVASIQYRALADSASDAFYKLSNTREQIQAYVFDVIRASVPKLELDATFEQKNDIARAVEEELAKAMSNYGYEIVQTLIVDIEPDVHVKRAMNEINAAARMRLAANEKAEAEKILQIKRAEGEAESKYLSGLGIARQRQAIVDGLRDSVLAFSANVSGTTPKDVMDMVLVTQYFDTMKEIGASSKSSAVFIPHGPGAVRDVASQIRDGLLQGSSSLI from the exons ATGGGACAAGCACTATGCTGTGTTCAAGTGGATCAGTCAACTGTAGCTATTAAAGAAACATTTGGGAAATTTGATGAGATTTTGCAACCTGGATGTCATTTCTTGCCATGGTGTCTTGGAAGTCAGATTTCTGGTTATCTTTCATTGCGTGTTCAGCAACTTGATGTTCGTTGTGAAACTAAAACTAAG GACAATGTTTTTGTGACTGTTGTTGCATCCATTCAGTACCGTGCCTTGGCTGATAGTGCATCTGATGCTTTCTATAAGCTCAGCAACACCAGGGAACAGATCCAAGCGTATGTTTTTGATG TTATCCGGGCAAGCGTGCCGAAGTTGGAATTGGATGCAACCTTTGAGCAGAAAAATGACATTGCACGAGCTGTGGAAGAAGAGCTTGCAAAG GCCATGTCAAATTATGGTTATGAGATAGTTCAGACTCTTATTGTGGATATTGAGCCAGATGTGCATGTGAAGAGGGCAATGAACGAGATAAATGCAG CTGCTAGAATGAGGTTGGCAGCAAATGAAAAGGCTGAAGCAGAGAAGATTTTACAGATCAAGCGAGCCGAAGGAGAGGCAGAATCGAAGTACTTATCTGGTTTAGGTATAGCTCGACAACGCCAGGCCATTGTGGATGGATTGAGAGACAGTGTACTTGCTTTCTCTGCGAATGTCTCTGGTACGACTCCCAAGGATGTAATGGACATGGTTCTGGTTACACAGTATTTTGACACAATGAAGGAGATTGGGGCATCATCAAAATCCTCAGCTGTTTTCATTCCACATGGACCTGGCGCCGTGAGGGATGTTGCCTCTCAGATCAGGGATGGACTCTTGCAAGGTAGCTCCAGCCTGATCTAG